Genomic window (Chryseobacterium bernardetii):
TTCTTATTCTCAACAAATATTTACAAAACAGGAAATCAATGCTAATGCAGCAGGAAACATTACAGGTCTCAAATTTTATCTTGATCCTGCCGGAATTATAACGAACTCATCAGACTGGGTAGTGTATTTAGGGCATACTTCTAAAACTGAATTTACCTCTGATACAGATTGGGTTCCTGTTTCAGACCTTACAGAAGTATATGCCGGTACAGTTAGTAATGTAAACGGAATGGTAGAACTCACTTTTGCTACTCCTTTTCCTTATAATAATACACAGAACCTGGTGATTGCAGTAGATGAAAATAATCCGGCTTATGATGATGAACGTGTATTTTATGTACATCATCTTAATAATGTACCTAAAAACTCTATTGGGATTATAGGCTTTTCAGATATCGATCCTTCAGATCCTGGCTATGGCAGTTTATTTGATTACAGATCTGTTGTCAGTTTTATGGGATTAACAGCTAATGCATTACCAGCCTGTACTTCTGTAATGTCGCCGGCAAATAATGCTGTTATGGTACCATTAACTTCTGATATTAGCTGGTATCCGTCACCCGGAGCTACAAGCTATAAAATATCTATAGGAACCACCCCGGGCGGTTCTAATATCGTGAATCAGCAAACAGTAACTACTACGAGTTTTACACCATCATCTCCTCTTTCTTTAGATACCACTTATTATGTAAAAGTTACAGCAGTGGGAGCAGGAGGAGAATCTTCAGGATGTGCCGAAACAAAATTTACAACAACACTCTCTTCTCCTTTGAATGATGAATGCGCTACAGCAGTTACTTTAACAGTAAATCCGGATATGAACTGTGCAAGTAAAACATTTGGGCATACCTTTGGAGCTACTGATTCCAGTTTGCCGGTAGATCCTTGCTATGGGGAAGCTGATGATGATGTATGGTACAAATTCACTGCAACTTCAGCATCTCATATAGTTTCATTGAGTAATATGGTTTCTATAGGTTCTGAAGATAGTTATTCTCTTCAGTTTCAGGTTTTAAGTGGCGATTGCAGTACCCTGGCAAATGTTGTATGCTCAGATTATGATGAACTTAAGGTGGTTTCTGGCCTTACGGTGGGGGCAACCTATTATATAAGAGTATATACAGACGGAGGAGCAGGTGAGGCTCAAAGCTTTGATATTTGTATAGGAACACTTCCTCCAACACCAGTAAATGATGACTGCTCAGGGGCATTAACTGCTTCAACATTCCCTTATACATATACACAATCTGATGCTGCAGGAGCTACTAATAATAGCGGTTTTGTTGAAATCTGCTCCAATAGTATGAATGATGGTACCTGGTTTAAATTTACGGGAGATGGTACTATGCATCATATTAAAGTTTCAATGCCGGCAGGAAGTGATTTTGATCCGCAGATAGGAGTATTTAGTGGTGCTTGTGATAGTCTTGCATGTGAAAGTACTATTGACAGTAATAGCGCAGGCAACGCAGAAGAAATTTCTGTACCAACTGTTGCAGGAACTACCTACTATGTAAATGTAGGGCATTATAGTGGCTATACGGATTACTTAGAAGGAACATTCACCATTACTATTAATAAAGGAACTCTTGCGACTTCAGAAGTCTCTAAAGCTAAGAATGAAATTAGAGTATATCCGAACCCATTTGCTGATATACTGAATATTGCAAAAGCAGATCAGGTGAAATCAGTCTCTGTTATGGATATTTCAGGCAGATTAGTGAAGACTATTGAAAACCCTTCCTCAATCCTTCATTTAAACGAATTGAAGCAAGGTCTGTATGTAGTGATTTTGAATATGAAAGATGGAAGCAAACAGACCGTAAAAGCAATTAAGAAATAATTAATCAATCTATGAACAGAAAAGACGAACCTGACGGTTCGTCTTTTTTATTAATGGTTGATTTTACAGTGTTAAATATAACTCAACTCTATATATTCAAAAAAGATGAGCGAAATTTTCACCCATCTTTTTATTTTAATGATCTATCACTTATTCCTCATTATTTGTCCGGTACTGGCTGTATGTCTCCCGTATTCATCATGTCGAAAACAGTTGGGAAGAATGTTACAAGAATAAAATAAATAACAATCATCAGCACTACTAATGCAAAAAGAATAATTACTAAACTATTCGGCTTGTTTTTCTTTGTTGGTTCCATGATTTTGTGGTATTTGGTGAATAGATTAAACTAATATCCACTATCAA
Coding sequences:
- a CDS encoding T9SS type A sorting domain-containing protein; translation: MKKILLLCLLMVNMLISAQITLGQGSTVVGKVPVDSYWEYSYSQQIFTKQEINANAAGNITGLKFYLDPAGIITNSSDWVVYLGHTSKTEFTSDTDWVPVSDLTEVYAGTVSNVNGMVELTFATPFPYNNTQNLVIAVDENNPAYDDERVFYVHHLNNVPKNSIGIIGFSDIDPSDPGYGSLFDYRSVVSFMGLTANALPACTSVMSPANNAVMVPLTSDISWYPSPGATSYKISIGTTPGGSNIVNQQTVTTTSFTPSSPLSLDTTYYVKVTAVGAGGESSGCAETKFTTTLSSPLNDECATAVTLTVNPDMNCASKTFGHTFGATDSSLPVDPCYGEADDDVWYKFTATSASHIVSLSNMVSIGSEDSYSLQFQVLSGDCSTLANVVCSDYDELKVVSGLTVGATYYIRVYTDGGAGEAQSFDICIGTLPPTPVNDDCSGALTASTFPYTYTQSDAAGATNNSGFVEICSNSMNDGTWFKFTGDGTMHHIKVSMPAGSDFDPQIGVFSGACDSLACESTIDSNSAGNAEEISVPTVAGTTYYVNVGHYSGYTDYLEGTFTITINKGTLATSEVSKAKNEIRVYPNPFADILNIAKADQVKSVSVMDISGRLVKTIENPSSILHLNELKQGLYVVILNMKDGSKQTVKAIKK